A section of the Bryobacteraceae bacterium genome encodes:
- a CDS encoding hydroxypyruvate reductase — MQTGKLLRRHALAIFRAAVAAADPRRTVRETLRGMDLSRYRRIFVVGAGKASAAMAQAAEQVLGRRIHGGWINTKDGHLAPLRRVHLHEASHPVPDERGVEGARRIAELAAQAGEGDLLLCLISGGGSALLPLPMAPLTLAEKQETTRLLLACGATIHEINAVRKHLSAIKGGRLARLAAPAHVLSLLLSDVIGDPLDVIASGPTAPDPSTFRTAWDVIEKYRLEDRIPATARRLLEDGLAGRMEETPKPGDACFARTRNLIVGSNRLAVDAAARKARELGYRPLVLSTTIEGETRDIALMHAAIAREIVESGRPARPPVCVISGGETTVTLRGQGLGGRNQEFALAAAIALDGLPGVLAFSAGTDGTDGPTPAAGAMADGATVGRAAALGLDARKMLAANDSYHFFEPLGDLVVTGPTGTNVMDVRLLLIQAAKARS, encoded by the coding sequence ATGCAGACCGGGAAACTTCTCCGCCGCCACGCCCTGGCGATCTTCCGCGCCGCCGTGGCCGCCGCCGATCCGCGCCGCACGGTGCGGGAAACGCTCCGCGGCATGGATCTGTCGCGCTACCGGCGCATCTTTGTCGTCGGTGCGGGCAAGGCCTCCGCCGCCATGGCGCAGGCCGCCGAACAGGTGCTGGGCCGCCGCATTCACGGCGGCTGGATCAACACGAAGGACGGCCATCTGGCGCCGCTGCGGCGAGTGCACCTGCATGAGGCCAGCCATCCGGTGCCCGATGAGCGGGGCGTGGAAGGCGCGCGCCGCATCGCCGAACTGGCCGCCCAGGCCGGCGAAGGGGATCTGCTGCTGTGCCTGATCAGCGGCGGCGGTTCGGCGCTGCTGCCGCTGCCGATGGCGCCGCTGACGCTTGCCGAGAAGCAGGAGACAACGCGGCTGCTGCTGGCCTGCGGAGCGACAATTCATGAGATCAACGCGGTGCGCAAGCACCTGTCGGCGATCAAGGGCGGGCGGCTGGCGCGGCTGGCCGCTCCGGCGCATGTGCTTTCGCTGCTGCTGTCCGACGTGATCGGCGATCCGCTCGACGTCATCGCCTCCGGCCCCACGGCGCCGGATCCGTCCACGTTCCGCACCGCCTGGGACGTGATCGAGAAGTACCGCCTTGAGGACAGGATTCCCGCCACCGCACGCCGGCTGCTCGAAGACGGGCTGGCGGGCAGGATGGAAGAAACGCCCAAGCCCGGCGACGCCTGCTTTGCCCGCACGCGGAATCTCATCGTCGGCTCGAACCGCCTGGCGGTGGATGCCGCCGCCCGCAAGGCGCGCGAGCTCGGCTATCGTCCGCTTGTGCTTTCGACGACGATCGAAGGCGAGACGCGCGACATCGCCCTGATGCATGCGGCCATCGCGCGGGAGATCGTCGAATCGGGCCGGCCGGCGCGCCCGCCCGTGTGCGTCATCAGCGGAGGCGAGACGACGGTGACGCTGCGCGGCCAGGGGCTCGGCGGGCGGAACCAGGAATTCGCGCTCGCCGCCGCCATCGCCCTCGACGGCCTGCCCGGCGTGCTCGCCTTCAGCGCCGGCACCGATGGGACCGACGGCCCGACGCCCGCCGCCGGCGCGATGGCCGACGGTGCCACGGTCGGCCGCGCCGCAGCCCTGGGGCTGGACGCACGCAAAATGCTCGCAGCCAACGATTCGTATCATTTCTTTGAGCCGCTCGGCGATCTTGTCGTGACCGGCCCCACCGGAACCAACGTGATGGACGTCCGCCTGCTTCTGATCCAGGCGGCGAAGGCGAGATCCTGA
- a CDS encoding secretion protein HlyD produces the protein MPAMTHPVPQPAPGQEPAVAPPRRPSLVRPLVILLLLVVAGGSALVYLQTAKRAGAAREALAVTRTAMVERGSLEVRLRVAGTTAAQEFVNITAPMLRGPEAGPMIILKLAAPGTIVRPGDVVLEFDPQSMKDHLDDTIDGLRDRQNDVAKRKVNNELQMENLRQSLRVAKAAVDKAALDYKTLEVRTDIDRELLKLALEEAQAAYKEMLQEVELTRQSLAADLRAAEIAMKMEELHVERHENDLKKLVVRAPIGGMVVLQTMFRPGGDQVTVAVGDRMGPGQPVMKIINPEKMVLEGTVNQAEVTRLRIGQPATIGLDAFPDASYQGELHSIGAIAVGSRRENYYIRNIPVKITIKNPDRRVIPDLSAFANVLIDRQENVLLVPAAAVGEQNGQHYVYVRTEKGFEKRAVKIGLTNGTQTAILEGLKQGEVVRAQF, from the coding sequence ATGCCGGCGATGACCCATCCCGTGCCCCAGCCCGCCCCCGGGCAGGAACCTGCCGTCGCGCCGCCGCGCCGCCCGTCGCTGGTGCGGCCGCTGGTCATCCTGCTCCTGCTTGTCGTGGCAGGCGGCAGCGCCCTTGTATACCTCCAGACGGCGAAGCGGGCGGGCGCCGCCCGGGAGGCCCTGGCGGTCACACGCACCGCCATGGTGGAGCGCGGCAGCCTCGAAGTACGGCTGCGGGTCGCCGGAACGACGGCGGCGCAGGAGTTCGTCAACATTACCGCGCCGATGTTGCGCGGGCCTGAGGCCGGCCCGATGATCATCCTGAAGCTGGCCGCGCCGGGAACGATCGTTCGGCCGGGCGACGTGGTGCTCGAGTTCGACCCGCAAAGCATGAAGGATCATCTCGACGACACGATCGACGGCCTGCGGGACCGGCAGAACGACGTGGCCAAGCGCAAGGTGAACAACGAACTCCAGATGGAGAACCTGCGGCAGTCCCTGCGGGTGGCCAAGGCAGCGGTGGACAAGGCGGCGCTGGACTACAAGACCCTGGAAGTGCGCACCGACATCGACCGCGAGCTGCTGAAGCTGGCCCTCGAAGAGGCCCAGGCGGCCTACAAGGAGATGCTTCAGGAAGTGGAACTCACCCGGCAGTCGCTTGCCGCCGATCTGCGCGCCGCCGAAATCGCGATGAAGATGGAGGAGCTCCACGTCGAGCGCCATGAGAACGACCTGAAAAAGCTGGTCGTTCGCGCTCCGATCGGCGGCATGGTCGTCCTCCAGACGATGTTCCGCCCCGGCGGCGACCAGGTGACCGTCGCCGTGGGCGACCGCATGGGCCCTGGACAGCCGGTGATGAAGATCATCAACCCCGAAAAGATGGTCCTCGAGGGCACGGTCAACCAGGCTGAGGTGACGCGGTTGCGCATCGGCCAGCCGGCCACGATTGGACTGGATGCGTTCCCGGACGCGTCTTACCAGGGCGAGCTTCATTCGATTGGCGCCATCGCTGTCGGCAGCCGGCGCGAGAATTATTACATCCGGAACATCCCGGTGAAAATCACCATCAAGAACCCGGATCGGCGCGTCATCCCCGACCTGTCGGCCTTCGCCAACGTCCTCATCGACAGACAGGAAAACGTTCTTCTGGTTCCCGCCGCTGCCGTGGGCGAGCAGAACGGACAGCACTACGTCTACGTGCGCACCGAGAAAGGCTTCGAGAAGCGGGCCGTGAAGATCGGCCTCACCAACGGAACGCAGACGGCCATCCTCGAAGGCCTGAAACAGGGCGAAGTCGTCCGCGCCCAGTTCTGA
- a CDS encoding putative acyl-CoA dehydrogenase FadE: MKHMAAYHGFDYLLIDSQLTEDEKLVRQTTRQWVEDRVVPIIKDCYNEGRFPSELIREMGEMGFLGANLEGYGAAGMSNVEYGLIMQELERGDSGLRSFASVQGALVMYPILTYGSEEQKKKYLPKLATGEFIGCFGLTEPGFGSNPGGMTTTAVRDGSHWVLNGEKTWITNGSAADVAVVWARTAEGIRGFLVEKDTPGYRTSDIHGKLSMRASVTSSLSFTDCRIPEAMRLPDAIGLKAALSCLSQARYGIGWGVLGPAMECMEVARRYAIERKQFDNRPIASHQLVQEKLAWMATEITKGQLLALHCGRLKDQGRLDFAHISMLKRNNVAIALECARLARDLLGANGIVDDYPIMRHLCNLETVKTYEGTDHIHALVIGERLTGIAAYK, encoded by the coding sequence ATGAAACATATGGCCGCCTATCACGGTTTCGACTACCTGCTCATCGACAGCCAGCTTACCGAGGACGAAAAGCTGGTCCGCCAAACCACCCGCCAGTGGGTGGAGGACCGTGTCGTCCCGATCATCAAGGACTGTTACAACGAGGGCCGCTTCCCCTCCGAGCTGATCCGCGAGATGGGCGAGATGGGCTTCCTCGGCGCCAACCTGGAGGGTTACGGCGCGGCCGGCATGAGCAACGTTGAATACGGGCTCATCATGCAGGAGCTCGAACGCGGCGACTCCGGCCTGCGCAGCTTCGCCAGCGTGCAGGGCGCGCTCGTCATGTATCCCATCCTCACCTATGGAAGCGAAGAGCAGAAGAAAAAGTACCTGCCCAAACTCGCCACGGGTGAGTTCATCGGCTGCTTCGGCCTCACCGAGCCCGGCTTCGGCTCCAACCCCGGCGGTATGACCACCACGGCCGTGCGCGACGGCAGCCACTGGGTGCTGAACGGCGAGAAGACCTGGATCACCAACGGCAGCGCCGCCGATGTGGCCGTCGTCTGGGCCCGCACCGCCGAGGGCATCCGCGGTTTTCTCGTCGAAAAGGACACGCCGGGCTACCGGACGTCGGACATCCACGGAAAGCTGTCGATGCGCGCCTCGGTCACCTCGTCGCTGTCGTTCACGGATTGCCGGATCCCCGAGGCGATGCGCCTGCCCGATGCGATCGGGCTGAAGGCGGCGCTGTCCTGCCTGTCGCAGGCGCGCTATGGCATTGGTTGGGGCGTACTGGGTCCGGCGATGGAGTGCATGGAAGTGGCGCGGCGCTACGCGATCGAACGAAAGCAGTTCGACAACCGCCCCATCGCCTCCCACCAGCTTGTTCAGGAGAAGCTGGCCTGGATGGCCACCGAGATCACCAAGGGGCAGTTGCTGGCGCTGCACTGCGGGCGGCTGAAGGACCAGGGCCGGCTCGACTTCGCCCACATTTCGATGCTCAAGCGCAACAACGTGGCCATTGCGCTGGAATGCGCGCGGCTGGCGCGCGACCTGCTGGGCGCCAACGGCATTGTGGACGACTATCCCATCATGCGCCATCTGTGCAATCTCGAGACGGTGAAGACCTACGAGGGCACGGATCACATCCACGCGCTCGTCATCGGCGAGCGGCTCACGGGAATCGCCGCCTACAAGTAA
- a CDS encoding glutathione peroxidase, translated as MAMAAFAASSIYEFTLKTIDGAPAPLSQYQGKVVLIVNVASRCGYTPQYAGLEKLYRKYKDRGFVIIGVPANNFGGQEPGTEAEIKEFCKRNYDVTFPMMSKVSVKGADMVPLYQYLTSATGGDVRWNFTKFLVGKDGRVIARFEPNVAPDSPELIAAIEKAL; from the coding sequence ATGGCCATGGCCGCATTCGCCGCCTCTTCGATTTACGAGTTCACGCTGAAGACGATTGACGGCGCGCCAGCGCCGCTTTCGCAGTATCAGGGCAAGGTTGTCCTCATCGTCAACGTGGCCAGCCGCTGCGGCTACACGCCCCAGTATGCGGGTCTCGAAAAGCTCTACCGGAAGTACAAGGACCGCGGCTTCGTCATCATCGGCGTGCCCGCCAACAACTTCGGCGGGCAGGAGCCGGGCACCGAAGCTGAAATCAAGGAATTCTGCAAGCGCAACTACGACGTCACTTTCCCGATGATGTCCAAGGTCAGCGTGAAGGGCGCGGACATGGTTCCGCTTTACCAGTACCTGACCTCGGCCACTGGCGGCGATGTCCGGTGGAACTTCACGAAGTTCCTTGTGGGCAAGGACGGCAGGGTGATCGCGCGGTTCGAGCCCAACGTGGCCCCGGATTCGCCGGAGCTGATCGCGGCCATCGAAAAGGCTCTCTGA
- the argB gene encoding acetylglutamate kinase: MRVVIKLGGTLLDQPKTLKALASQIAALPAGTVPVVVHGGGRQMTKFLEERGVESRFVGGLRVTTPEVLDAVLKVFAGSVNKLLVSALVAEGAPAVGLSGIDARLAEARQMNAELGAVGRITRVNAELLDVLCDAGYLPVVACVAGDGEGRIFNVNADQMASALAVAFQADRLLFLTDVEGVRGAGGAILSHLTPDDAKKLIQTGIATGGMQAKLEAACEAVDHGVHEVVIAPGAAPGVLDRLAAGEPAGTLLSWNWEPVDEPEDEE, from the coding sequence ATGCGAGTTGTGATCAAGCTGGGCGGCACGCTGCTCGACCAGCCGAAAACACTGAAGGCGCTCGCCTCGCAGATCGCCGCCCTGCCGGCCGGGACGGTGCCGGTGGTGGTGCATGGCGGCGGCCGGCAGATGACGAAATTTCTGGAAGAGCGGGGCGTGGAGAGCCGCTTCGTGGGCGGGTTGCGGGTGACGACGCCCGAGGTGCTCGACGCGGTGCTGAAGGTCTTCGCCGGCAGCGTGAATAAGCTTCTGGTCTCGGCGCTTGTGGCCGAGGGCGCGCCGGCCGTGGGACTCAGCGGCATTGACGCCCGCCTGGCCGAGGCGCGGCAGATGAATGCGGAACTGGGCGCGGTGGGCCGCATCACGCGCGTGAACGCCGAACTGCTGGACGTGCTCTGCGACGCCGGGTACCTGCCGGTAGTGGCCTGCGTAGCCGGCGATGGCGAGGGCCGGATCTTCAATGTCAACGCCGACCAGATGGCCTCCGCGCTGGCGGTGGCCTTTCAGGCCGACCGGCTGCTGTTTCTCACCGACGTGGAGGGCGTCCGCGGCGCCGGCGGCGCCATTCTTTCCCACCTGACGCCGGACGACGCGAAGAAACTGATCCAGACAGGCATCGCCACCGGCGGCATGCAGGCCAAACTCGAGGCTGCCTGCGAGGCGGTGGATCACGGCGTGCACGAGGTGGTCATCGCTCCTGGCGCCGCCCCGGGCGTGCTGGACCGTCTGGCTGCGGGCGAGCCCGCCGGCACGCTGCTGAGCTGGAACTGGGAGCCCGTGGACGAGCCCGAGGACGAAGAATGA
- a CDS encoding ATP-dependent protease, which translates to MLPLFPLETVLLPHCELRLHIFEDRYKEMIGDCLQSGQEFGVVQARGGGLLRVGCTASIEEVLRRHEDGRMDILTVGRRRFALQEVFPGKSYLRGKAVIFGDRDEPPPDRRLVREALAAWLEVVKAKDAGLEAPDIHHPQLSFLLCDISPDLHFRQRLLEMQSERERLEAAIAHLKRLAEKEKIRQAMEKVVRSNGHGRHLYSQPE; encoded by the coding sequence ATGCTTCCGCTGTTTCCGCTGGAGACCGTCCTCCTGCCACATTGCGAGCTGCGCCTGCACATCTTTGAGGACCGCTACAAGGAGATGATCGGCGACTGTCTCCAGAGCGGGCAGGAGTTCGGCGTGGTGCAGGCGCGCGGCGGCGGCCTGCTGCGCGTCGGCTGCACCGCCTCCATCGAAGAGGTGCTCCGCCGCCATGAAGACGGGCGCATGGACATCCTCACCGTCGGCCGCCGCCGCTTCGCCCTCCAGGAAGTGTTCCCCGGCAAGAGCTATCTCCGCGGCAAGGCCGTCATCTTTGGCGACCGGGACGAGCCGCCGCCGGACCGCAGGCTCGTGCGCGAGGCGCTGGCCGCGTGGCTGGAAGTGGTGAAGGCGAAAGACGCCGGCCTCGAGGCGCCAGACATCCACCACCCCCAGCTCAGCTTCCTGCTGTGCGACATCTCGCCCGATCTGCACTTCCGCCAGCGGCTGCTCGAAATGCAGAGCGAGCGCGAACGGCTGGAAGCGGCCATCGCCCACCTGAAGCGGCTGGCGGAAAAAGAAAAGATCCGGCAGGCGATGGAGAAGGTCGTCCGCTCCAACGGCCACGGCCGCCATCTCTACTCGCAGCCGGAATGA
- a CDS encoding UDP-glucose 4-epimerase GalE has translation MASILVTGGAGYIGAHTARLLLEEGHDVQVADDLSKGYAHNVPKGRLNIINLHDVAALDALFARHRFDAVIHFAALIAVGESVREAERYFRNNVGGSLALFEVMRRHGVRRLVFSSTAAVYGDPDTTPIPEDAPLRPKSPYGESKRMVEKVLEWLDRTSGLRSVSLRYFNACGAEPRYGIGEEHQPETHLIPLILRAVLTGEPLTVYGNDYPTPDGTCIRDYIHVTDLAAAHVRALDYLMQGGATDVFNAGTGQGHTVLEVIRAAERATGRPVPFRFGPRREGDAAVLVADSSKLKKTLGWRPQYESLEEMVASAWQFEKNRRRS, from the coding sequence ATGGCATCGATTCTCGTCACCGGAGGCGCCGGCTACATCGGCGCGCACACGGCCCGGCTGCTGCTGGAAGAGGGCCACGACGTGCAGGTGGCTGACGACCTGAGCAAGGGCTACGCGCACAACGTGCCGAAAGGGCGGCTGAACATCATCAACCTGCACGACGTGGCAGCGCTGGATGCACTCTTCGCCCGCCACCGTTTCGACGCCGTCATTCACTTTGCCGCGCTCATTGCCGTCGGCGAGAGCGTGCGCGAAGCGGAGCGCTACTTCCGCAACAATGTGGGCGGCTCGCTGGCCCTGTTCGAGGTGATGCGCCGCCACGGGGTGCGGCGGCTTGTGTTCAGCTCGACGGCGGCCGTCTACGGGGATCCGGACACGACGCCCATCCCCGAAGACGCTCCCCTGCGGCCGAAAAGCCCATACGGCGAGTCCAAGCGCATGGTGGAAAAGGTGCTGGAATGGCTCGACCGGACCTCGGGGCTGCGCTCGGTCAGCCTGCGGTATTTCAACGCCTGTGGCGCCGAGCCCCGATACGGGATCGGCGAGGAGCATCAGCCGGAAACGCACCTGATCCCGCTGATTCTGCGGGCCGTCCTGACGGGCGAGCCGCTCACGGTTTACGGGAACGACTATCCCACGCCGGACGGCACCTGTATCCGCGACTATATCCATGTCACCGACCTGGCGGCCGCCCACGTGCGGGCGCTCGACTACCTGATGCAGGGCGGCGCCACGGACGTATTCAACGCGGGCACCGGGCAAGGCCATACGGTCCTCGAGGTGATTCGCGCCGCTGAGCGCGCCACCGGCCGCCCCGTGCCCTTCCGTTTCGGCCCGCGCCGGGAAGGCGATGCCGCCGTGCTGGTGGCGGACAGCTCGAAGCTCAAGAAAACATTGGGCTGGCGGCCGCAATACGAATCTCTGGAAGAGATGGTGGCCTCCGCCTGGCAGTTCGAGAAGAACCGCCGCCGGAGCTGA
- a CDS encoding N-acetyl-gamma-glutamyl-phosphate reductase encodes MTHRVGIVGFRGYSGMELVRILRTHPHAEPVLMEHRSEAAAEVQPLGWQGPARIPATPEAACEAGLEVVFLATPADVSMELAPGFLGAGIRVVDLSGAFRLKTVERYERWYKEQHTQPALLEEAVYGLPEFYRDRIRTARLVANPGCYPTAANLALRPLVQAGLIDRTHGIVCDAKSGVSGAGRKPSLRTHFCEVTENFSAYSVLGHRHVPEVLMNSGLEEREFSFTAHLIPIHRGILETIYFRAVEGAAEQTLLAAWQAAYANEPFVRLYPPGAMPDLRPVQHTNLCLLGVRADAATRRAVVVVCIDNLGKGAAGQAVQNMNLMLGLPEAEGLSCEL; translated from the coding sequence ATCCTGCGCACTCATCCGCACGCCGAGCCGGTGCTGATGGAGCATCGCTCGGAGGCGGCCGCCGAGGTGCAGCCGCTGGGCTGGCAGGGGCCGGCCCGGATCCCGGCCACGCCGGAAGCGGCGTGCGAGGCGGGCCTTGAGGTTGTCTTTCTGGCGACGCCCGCCGACGTCAGCATGGAACTCGCTCCGGGGTTTCTCGGGGCGGGCATCCGCGTGGTGGACCTGAGCGGCGCGTTTCGGCTGAAGACCGTCGAGCGCTACGAGCGCTGGTATAAGGAACAGCACACCCAGCCCGCGCTGCTCGAAGAGGCTGTTTACGGGCTGCCGGAGTTCTACCGGGACCGCATCCGCACGGCGCGCCTGGTGGCCAACCCCGGCTGCTATCCGACCGCCGCCAATCTCGCCCTGCGGCCGCTGGTTCAGGCAGGACTCATTGACCGGACGCATGGCATCGTCTGCGATGCCAAGAGCGGCGTCAGCGGCGCGGGCCGCAAGCCGTCGCTCAGGACGCACTTCTGCGAAGTGACCGAGAATTTCAGCGCCTATTCCGTGCTCGGCCACCGCCACGTGCCCGAGGTGCTGATGAACAGCGGCCTGGAGGAGCGGGAATTCAGCTTCACCGCGCACCTGATTCCCATCCACCGCGGCATCCTGGAGACGATCTATTTTCGGGCGGTGGAAGGCGCCGCCGAGCAGACGCTGCTGGCCGCCTGGCAGGCGGCCTACGCGAACGAGCCCTTCGTTCGGCTCTATCCACCGGGCGCGATGCCGGACCTGCGTCCCGTCCAGCACACCAACCTGTGCCTGCTTGGAGTGCGCGCGGATGCTGCCACACGGCGGGCAGTCGTGGTAGTCTGCATTGACAACCTCGGCAAAGGAGCGGCCGGCCAGGCGGTGCAGAACATGAACCTGATGCTGGGACTCCCCGAGGCGGAGGGATTGTCATGCGAGTTGTGA
- the aroK gene encoding shikimate kinase has product MILKLKRTPGIYLVGFMGSGKTTVGRMLARRLGWRFADLDEDIEAHAQMSINEIFDRFGEEHFRQLEHEALRRRVADIARGVPWVVAVGGGCFAQPRNYELISNNGISIWLDAPLEMMRARVAQSSTRPLARDPAKFEELYQARRASYEKADYRIEIGPGGSAEAVEQILQLPIF; this is encoded by the coding sequence ATGATCCTGAAGCTGAAGCGCACGCCGGGGATCTATCTGGTCGGTTTCATGGGTTCCGGCAAGACGACCGTCGGCCGCATGCTGGCGCGGCGGCTTGGCTGGCGCTTCGCGGATCTCGACGAAGACATCGAGGCGCACGCGCAGATGTCGATCAACGAGATTTTCGACCGCTTTGGCGAAGAGCATTTCCGTCAACTCGAGCACGAGGCCCTGCGGCGGCGAGTGGCCGACATCGCCCGCGGCGTGCCCTGGGTGGTGGCCGTCGGCGGCGGCTGTTTCGCCCAGCCGCGCAACTACGAGCTGATCTCGAACAACGGAATTTCCATCTGGCTGGACGCGCCGCTGGAGATGATGCGCGCCCGCGTGGCGCAGTCTTCCACGCGCCCGCTGGCGCGTGATCCGGCAAAGTTCGAGGAGCTGTACCAGGCGCGGCGGGCGTCGTATGAAAAGGCGGACTACCGCATTGAGATCGGGCCCGGCGGTTCGGCCGAAGCGGTGGAACAGATCCTTCAGCTTCCGATTTTCTGA
- a CDS encoding acetyltransferase: MTLRKARMSDIPGILRLINGYAAQGLMLPRNGFELAENIRDFTVAAAADAVHGCAALHFYGPSMAEVRSLAVDPAMKKAGLGRKLMEAVEEEARLFGLDLLFAFTYVPDFFARLGYRQVDRSELPLKAWKDCLRCPKFQACDEIAVLKWLKPEAERTLRASDPLADALIPLPVVRGN; encoded by the coding sequence ATGACCCTTCGCAAGGCGCGCATGAGCGACATCCCGGGCATCCTCCGGCTGATCAACGGCTACGCCGCCCAGGGACTCATGCTGCCGCGCAACGGGTTCGAGCTCGCCGAAAACATCCGGGATTTTACCGTGGCGGCGGCCGCCGACGCCGTGCACGGTTGCGCCGCCCTGCACTTTTACGGACCCTCGATGGCGGAGGTCCGCTCGCTGGCCGTGGATCCGGCCATGAAGAAGGCCGGGCTCGGCCGGAAGTTGATGGAGGCCGTGGAAGAAGAGGCCCGGCTCTTCGGGCTGGATCTGCTGTTCGCCTTCACCTACGTTCCTGATTTCTTCGCCCGGCTCGGCTACCGCCAGGTCGACCGCAGCGAGCTGCCGCTCAAGGCCTGGAAGGACTGCCTGCGGTGCCCCAAGTTCCAGGCCTGTGATGAGATCGCGGTGCTCAAGTGGCTGAAACCGGAGGCCGAGCGGACTCTTCGGGCCTCTGACCCGCTGGCCGATGCGCTGATTCCCCTGCCGGTGGTTCGCGGCAACTGA
- a CDS encoding haloacid dehalogenase encodes MHARQHLLIDADDTLWENNIYFEQAFQQFVEYLDHSSLSPAEIRAVLDEIELANIRIHGYGSLNFARNLEQCYQRLAEREIRPEDLETVKGFALRILEQPLVLIEGVEETLDVLHRRHELTLFTKGHPDEQRMKIDRSGLGRYFHHTAIVREKDRTSYEALVRERGLDPARTWMIGNSPKSDINPALEAGINAVFVPHARTWALERTQLRRPGPGRLIVVDRFADLAEIF; translated from the coding sequence ATGCACGCCCGGCAGCATCTGCTCATCGACGCCGACGATACGCTCTGGGAAAACAACATCTACTTCGAGCAGGCCTTCCAGCAATTCGTCGAGTATCTGGATCACTCCAGCCTCAGCCCGGCGGAAATCCGCGCCGTGCTCGACGAAATCGAGCTCGCCAACATCCGCATCCACGGCTACGGCTCGCTGAACTTCGCCCGCAACCTTGAGCAGTGCTACCAGCGCCTGGCCGAGCGCGAGATCCGTCCCGAAGACCTCGAGACGGTGAAAGGATTCGCGCTGCGGATCCTCGAGCAGCCGCTCGTGCTGATCGAGGGCGTCGAAGAAACGCTGGACGTCCTGCATCGCCGGCACGAGCTGACCCTGTTCACCAAGGGCCACCCCGATGAGCAACGCATGAAAATCGACCGCTCCGGGCTGGGCCGCTATTTTCATCACACGGCCATCGTCAGGGAAAAGGACCGCACCTCCTATGAAGCGCTGGTGCGAGAGCGCGGGCTCGACCCGGCGCGCACCTGGATGATTGGCAACTCGCCGAAGTCCGACATCAACCCCGCGCTGGAGGCCGGCATCAACGCCGTCTTCGTCCCTCACGCCCGCACCTGGGCGCTCGAGCGCACCCAATTGCGCCGTCCGGGCCCCGGACGGCTGATTGTCGTCGACCGCTTCGCCGATCTGGCTGAGATTTTCTGA
- a CDS encoding molybdopterin-binding protein, translating to MRAQTLDVRQAHGRVLCSTIFRPGGKKLLSKGHVLSEEDVQLLEMEGLRTVWVTELEEGEVAEDQAVLQVGAAMGCGSLEVRLAAGGRANLVATEDVCVLVDDDLLRQINCTSSVVIATAPNFSYARAGDRVATVKSAPFAVAQQELEVTLGILGERGPLLQARPVRNPVVAVLYSDHYDGERARLLFESVVRQRLARFQTAPRYTLACAETEAEVVKALGHLLRMEPNVVLVASTTAPAGPEDTIGRAMTRLGARFERFLAPVEPGNLLLLGYRDSIPIVSAPGCYRSAKPNVVDLVLPPLLARYRVSGWEIAALGHGGLLA from the coding sequence ATGCGCGCCCAGACGCTCGATGTGCGTCAGGCCCACGGCAGGGTTCTCTGCTCGACCATCTTCCGCCCCGGCGGCAAGAAGCTGCTCTCAAAGGGCCATGTGCTGAGCGAAGAAGATGTCCAGCTCCTGGAAATGGAGGGGCTTCGGACGGTCTGGGTGACCGAGCTCGAAGAGGGCGAGGTTGCCGAGGATCAGGCCGTGCTTCAGGTGGGCGCGGCCATGGGCTGCGGATCGCTCGAGGTACGCCTGGCAGCCGGAGGCAGGGCGAACCTGGTCGCCACCGAGGACGTCTGCGTCCTCGTCGACGATGACCTGCTTCGGCAGATCAACTGCACATCGTCGGTAGTGATTGCCACCGCGCCGAACTTCAGCTACGCGCGCGCGGGCGACCGGGTCGCCACCGTGAAGAGCGCTCCATTCGCCGTGGCGCAGCAGGAGCTGGAGGTGACCCTCGGAATCCTGGGCGAACGCGGCCCGCTTCTTCAGGCGCGCCCGGTGCGCAACCCGGTGGTGGCGGTGCTTTACAGCGACCATTATGATGGCGAGCGCGCCCGGCTGCTGTTTGAGTCCGTGGTTCGCCAGCGTCTGGCCCGCTTCCAGACCGCGCCCCGTTACACGCTAGCCTGCGCGGAGACGGAAGCGGAAGTCGTCAAGGCGCTCGGCCACCTGCTGCGCATGGAGCCGAACGTCGTGCTGGTCGCTTCGACGACTGCGCCGGCGGGCCCGGAGGACACCATCGGCCGCGCGATGACCCGCCTGGGCGCCCGATTCGAACGTTTCCTCGCGCCCGTCGAGCCCGGCAACCTGCTGCTTTTGGGCTATCGGGATTCGATCCCGATCGTCTCGGCTCCGGGCTGCTACCGGTCGGCGAAGCCCAACGTGGTGGATCTGGTGCTGCCGCCATTGCTGGCGCGCTACCGCGTATCCGGATGGGAAATCGCTGCCCTGGGCCACGGCGGCCTGTTGGCCTGA